From a single Anaerolineales bacterium genomic region:
- a CDS encoding HNH endonuclease, whose protein sequence is MDIDLQVRLAAFDWLSEQINSHGDVLPRKLLEQGFEFQGQRIPLVAPQGIFKPQILDLPLSITTAPKGPYDDYFGNDNFLIYRYRGTDPNHRDNVGLRKVFELKRPLVYFHGIEPGKYLATYPVYIIGDDPSNLTFKVAVDDVLPAFEYTESYIARQVAEVSDARHAYLTSTVKIRLHQRSFREKVLNAYKSQCAFCRLKHRELLDAAHIIPDNLPEGKSTIDNGLSLCKLHHAAYDSFIIGVTPDYIIHVREDILEEEDGPVLQHGLKGLHKTKLILPRSKNHYPNRDALDWRYSKFTRAG, encoded by the coding sequence ATGGATATTGACCTGCAAGTTCGATTAGCGGCATTCGATTGGCTTTCAGAACAAATCAATTCGCATGGGGATGTATTGCCAAGAAAATTACTCGAACAAGGTTTTGAATTTCAAGGTCAACGAATTCCACTTGTTGCTCCACAGGGGATTTTCAAGCCGCAAATTCTTGATCTGCCTCTTTCTATAACGACCGCACCCAAAGGTCCATATGACGATTATTTTGGAAATGACAACTTCTTAATTTATCGTTATCGTGGAACAGACCCGAATCACCGTGACAATGTAGGCTTAAGAAAAGTGTTTGAGCTGAAACGCCCACTTGTATATTTTCATGGGATCGAACCAGGAAAATATCTTGCCACATATCCCGTTTACATCATTGGAGATGATCCAAGTAACCTAACTTTCAAAGTGGCTGTGGATGACGTTCTTCCTGCATTTGAATACACAGAATCCTACATCGCGCGTCAAGTTGCAGAAGTATCCGATGCAAGGCACGCTTATTTAACTTCGACTGTAAAAATCAGATTACATCAACGGAGTTTCCGAGAGAAAGTATTAAATGCATACAAATCCCAATGCGCATTTTGTCGTTTGAAGCATCGAGAATTACTTGACGCCGCTCATATCATCCCTGACAACCTTCCTGAAGGAAAATCCACAATCGACAATGGATTGTCTCTTTGTAAACTACATCACGCCGCTTATGACAGTTTCATAATTGGTGTGACACCTGACTATATTATTCATGTTCGTGAAGATATTTTGGAAGAAGAAGATGGTCCTGTTTTACAACATGGATTAAAAGGCTTACACAAGACCAAACTAATTTTGCCAAGATCGAAAAACCATTATCCAAATAGAGATGCTTTGGATTGGAGATATAGTAAATTTACAAGAGCGGGATGA
- a CDS encoding winged helix-turn-helix domain-containing protein, with protein sequence MIEVLLGSKNAERVLIYIFAREEGYAREIARFFETDLKSIQNQLDKLEAGGVLVSREVGRTRPYVFNPRYPFLSELKALLEKALSFYPAAERDDLMMNRRRPRSRGKEL encoded by the coding sequence ATGATCGAAGTATTGCTTGGCTCAAAGAACGCCGAACGGGTGTTGATCTACATCTTTGCGCGCGAAGAGGGCTATGCGCGGGAGATTGCGCGGTTCTTTGAAACCGACTTGAAATCCATTCAAAACCAACTGGATAAATTGGAGGCAGGCGGGGTGCTCGTCAGCCGCGAGGTGGGGCGGACGCGTCCGTATGTTTTCAATCCGCGCTACCCGTTTTTGAGCGAATTGAAAGCCCTGTTGGAGAAGGCACTCTCGTTCTATCCAGCCGCCGAGCGGGATGACCTGATGATGAACCGCCGCAGACCGCGGTCAAGAGGGAAGGAACTGTGA